ATAATGAAAATCCGACGGCGGGAGCAAAATGTCGAGCAGCTTTTCCTCTACGTTTTGCTCAGCTCGCGGCAAAACTTCTTCGAACGCCGCCTGTTTCGCCATATCGACGCCGACATCGGCCAATTCGCGGACCATACTCTCGACATCGCGGCCGACGTAACCAACCTCGGTGAATTTCGACGCCTCGATCTTAATGAACGGGGAATTCGCCAGGCGAGCAAGACGCCTTGCGATCTCAGTTTTACCGACGCCGGTCGAGCCGATCATCAGAATATTCTTCGGCAAAACGTCTTCAGCGAGCTCGGCTGGCAGCTTCTGACGGCGAATCCGATTACGCAGAGCAACCGCTACCGCCTTTTTCGCAGCATTTTGACCCACGACATATTTGTCCAGCTCCGCGACGATCTGCCGCGGCGTGAGGTCGTCAAGGTTTGGTTTTGCTGGTGGCGTTTCTCCGCCTAAGTAAATAGCCATTTCAGTAATGATGAAGCGTTAGCTTGCGAGCCGGGGTTGGGCCTTAGATCTCTTCGACCATAACGTCAGAATTTGTGTAGATACAGATCTCGCCTGCGATTCGAAGAGCTTCTTCGGCGATCTCCTTCGCCGAAAGCTGGGTGTGTTTCATCAGTGCCCGGGCGGCCGCGAGAGCATACATGCTGCCGGAACCGACCGACAGTAGCCCATCGTCCGATGAAATGACATCGCCTTTGCCGGAGATGAGAAACGCGTCCTTTCCATCTGCAACGACGAGCAGAGCTTCCAGATTTCGCAGGTATTTGTCGGTTCGCCAGTCCTTGCTCAGCTCGATCGCGGCACGTTCAAGCTGGCCCTGAAACTGCTCAAGTTTTGTCTCAAAACGCGTCAGCAGCGAGAATGCGTCAGCCGTAGAACCCGCAAAACCCGCGAGGATCTTGCCGTTCGATATCCGGCGGACCTTTCGTGCGGAGCCCTTGATCACGGTATCGCCAAGCGTAACCTGGCCGTCGCCCGCCATCGCAGTATGTCCGTCACGTGTCACGAGCAGCACGGTCGTTGACCTAATTCTTTGGCTCAAATAGCTGTCTTCCATTGCCTTCAATCATAAGGGTTTCATTTCAAATGCTCAAACTCTGACGAACTGGAGAGTTTATCGAGTTTAGAGAGTTGCAGAGTTACGGAGTAGACAGAGTTGGTGAAGCCTCTTCAATATTCAAACTCTGCAACTCTGCAACTCTGCAAACTTTACAAAACTTCGTAATTATCTGAACATTAAAGGGTTTTATGAGAAAGCGTCCGAGGATCGGCATTACGATGCGGCTTGAGATGGAAACGCGTCGTTTCTATCTTGGCCGCGATTACAGCGAGGCGGTTGAAGCCTGCGGCGGTGTTCCGGTTCACATGGGGCTGATACCGAAAAAGGATTATGTAGCCGACGCACTCGCGGGACTTGACGGAATTTTGCTGCCGGGAAGCAACACGGATACCGATCCGGCATATTACGGCGAAGAGCCGCATCCGAAACTAGGGACCGTCATTCCTGAGAAGGATGAAACCGACCGCTTGGTCCTTGATGAGGCCGAGAGGCTTAATTTTCCCCTTTTTGGCATTTGTTTTGGCATGCAGGCGTTAAATGTCGCCCGCGGCGGCAGCCTGATACAGGATATCGATTCGCTTGTCGATGGTAATATCCGACACGATCAGGGAAAGCCGTACGACCGCCCTTCGCACGGGGTAAAGATAGATGAAACGAGCACTCTTGCGAGCCTAGAAGCCGTTCGGAATGCGAATG
This sequence is a window from Acidobacteriota bacterium. Protein-coding genes within it:
- the hslV gene encoding ATP-dependent protease subunit HslV translates to MEDSYLSQRIRSTTVLLVTRDGHTAMAGDGQVTLGDTVIKGSARKVRRISNGKILAGFAGSTADAFSLLTRFETKLEQFQGQLERAAIELSKDWRTDKYLRNLEALLVVADGKDAFLISGKGDVISSDDGLLSVGSGSMYALAAARALMKHTQLSAKEIAEEALRIAGEICIYTNSDVMVEEI
- a CDS encoding gamma-glutamyl-gamma-aminobutyrate hydrolase family protein encodes the protein MRKRPRIGITMRLEMETRRFYLGRDYSEAVEACGGVPVHMGLIPKKDYVADALAGLDGILLPGSNTDTDPAYYGEEPHPKLGTVIPEKDETDRLVLDEAERLNFPLFGICFGMQALNVARGGSLIQDIDSLVDGNIRHDQGKPYDRPSHGVKIDETSTLASLEAVRNANGPVRVNSSHHQAVNRVGENLRAVAWASDGVIECIEDTRPDRFVLGVQWHPEITFSNDRLSREIFELFLTRCRERMVVN